In the genome of [Limnothrix rosea] IAM M-220, one region contains:
- a CDS encoding diacylglycerol/polyprenol kinase family protein codes for MDFQHFFSYLLAPSLRIPMGIVLAYLGALVGCAELLSRKTNMSAELTRKIVHIGSGNVILIAWLGDIPGEMGVAAAFVAGIIALVSYFLPILPSINSVGRQSLGSFFYALSMGILIWWFWSIHQPYFAALGILVMTWGDGLAAVIGTNFGKHPYKVFGNKKSYEGTATMFFVSLAIALLLLIPLSLLAWQQILIAAIIALVATFLESFAQLGVDNLLVPVGSAAVAFFLSQYFVAI; via the coding sequence ATGGATTTTCAGCATTTCTTTTCCTATTTATTGGCTCCCAGTTTGCGCATTCCAATGGGTATTGTGCTGGCCTATCTTGGTGCATTAGTTGGCTGCGCAGAGCTACTCAGCCGCAAAACTAATATGAGCGCTGAACTAACTCGCAAAATTGTGCATATTGGTAGCGGAAATGTCATTCTTATTGCGTGGCTGGGCGACATCCCCGGAGAAATGGGAGTTGCAGCGGCTTTTGTCGCCGGAATTATCGCGTTAGTTTCTTATTTTTTGCCAATCCTACCGAGCATTAATAGCGTTGGCCGCCAAAGTCTTGGCTCGTTTTTTTATGCCTTGAGTATGGGAATTTTGATTTGGTGGTTTTGGTCAATTCACCAACCTTATTTTGCAGCGCTCGGCATTCTTGTGATGACTTGGGGTGATGGTCTCGCTGCTGTCATCGGCACGAACTTCGGCAAACATCCTTACAAAGTATTCGGTAATAAAAAAAGCTATGAAGGCACGGCCACTATGTTTTTCGTTAGTTTGGCGATCGCCCTTCTTCTCCTCATCCCTTTGAGCCTACTCGCTTGGCAACAAATTCTAATTGCAGCAATAATCGCCCTTGTCGCGACGTTCCTCGAAAGTTTTGCCCAGCTAGGCGTTGATAACTTACTCGTTCCTGTAGGAAGTGCCGCCGTTGCCTTTTTCCTCAGCCAATATTTTGTCGCAATCTAA
- a CDS encoding DUF2993 domain-containing protein: MNMLKNLDGLGEQAINRIATAALASQMRESESFSVNVKVDPQELSKGIISSFAMEGKNVVTSQGFRATDFSLLIENISVHPFKALMGNVQLREPAFGNALLEVGATDLEDALSRKLNGVIPQGFMIQTLSCGFDLPNVLQVKVVLVEQSTSDVHGLDARFVVGYDINQKAIAFQSSEYSENRENFDRVFESLGTTLLDLLNLNGLMFSGMEFSVKSIKLTDSALELMAIAKITSFPKAI, translated from the coding sequence ATGAACATGCTGAAAAATCTCGATGGCCTCGGTGAACAGGCGATTAACCGCATTGCAACGGCGGCATTGGCTAGTCAAATGCGGGAGTCGGAATCTTTTTCTGTCAATGTCAAGGTCGATCCTCAGGAATTGTCTAAGGGAATTATTTCTTCGTTTGCGATGGAAGGAAAAAATGTGGTTACTTCTCAGGGGTTCCGGGCAACGGACTTTTCTTTGCTGATCGAAAATATTAGTGTTCATCCTTTTAAGGCACTGATGGGTAATGTGCAGTTGCGTGAACCGGCTTTTGGGAATGCGTTATTGGAAGTGGGTGCTACGGATTTAGAGGATGCTCTTTCTCGTAAGCTTAATGGGGTGATTCCGCAAGGTTTTATGATACAGACACTCAGCTGCGGTTTTGACCTACCGAATGTATTGCAAGTAAAGGTCGTATTAGTTGAGCAGAGTACTTCTGATGTTCATGGGCTCGATGCAAGGTTTGTTGTTGGCTATGACATTAATCAAAAGGCGATCGCCTTCCAGAGTAGTGAGTACTCAGAAAATAGGGAAAATTTTGATCGTGTTTTTGAGAGTTTAGGGACAACTTTATTAGATCTACTCAATCTCAATGGACTAATGTTTAGTGGGATGGAATTTAGCGTTAAGAGTATTAAGTTAACGGATAGCGCTTTGGAGTTGATGGCGATCGCCAAAATCACGTCTTTTCCTAAAGCGATTTAG